Part of the Deltaproteobacteria bacterium CG2_30_66_27 genome, GCCTGCCCGGTCAGCACGAACGCGCGGAAGTAGTCGAAGTTGTCGTCCGTGGACGTCTTCACGTCGTAGGCGAAACCGGTGGCCAGGAGCGACTTCCGCAGCTCCGCGATCTTCGATACGGCGATCCGCTCCCCGTTCCGGAACGCCCCCTCCCCTTTCGCCGCCGTGAACGACTCGTCGAGCAGGGGGTCGTACACCGCCCCCGCCACGACCGTCCCTTCATACTCCACGGCCACGGAAACGCAGAAGCACGGGTATCCGTGCGCGTAATTCGTGGTCCCGTCGAGAGGATCGACGATCCACCGGTACGGCGACGGGGAAATCCGCTCGGGGCTCTCTTCCGACAGCACCCCGTGGTCGGGGAACCGTTCCCGGATCCGCCCGAGGATGTACCCTTCGGATTCCCGGTCCACGTCGGTCACCAGGTTGATCTCTCCCTTGAAGTGGATCGTCTGCTGACGCCCGTAGCTTTTCCGGAGGATTTCTCCGCCCCCCCGGGCCAGCTCCTCGACGAACTCCGGCAGTTCCCCGTTTTCCATCGTCCCCCCCCTTTTTCCGCCTGATGAAACCAGCGCCGATTATAATATGTGAGTTGCGCCTCGCCCCGAAAAGTTCCTCAAGGGAAGAACAGCGCAGGGAGACCCCGAGATGAGACGATTCGCCAGACCATTGCTCCTGCTGCTCTGCGCCCTGCTCCTCCTTTCCTCGTGCGCCTCCACGAAGGCCGCGAAGGAGTGGAAGCCGGGCGACACCGTGATCTGCCCCCACTGCGGCCGGGAGTTCCCGGTCCCGGAAAAACCCGGCAAATAGGGAGCGATCCGGTTTCTCATGAGCCTCGAAACCGCATACTCCGGCATCGGCCGGCTGGACCGCCTCTCCTACCGGGACACGGTCGTCCACCGGCTGGATCCGCGGGGCAAGGTGATCGCGACGTTGCTGTTCGCGGTCGTGGTCGTCTCCTTCCCGAAGTACGAGGTCCTGTCGCTCCTCCCCTTCTTCCTGTTCCCGATCCTGATCGGAGCCCTCGGCGACATCCCGGCCGGTTTCATCGCGAAAAAAGTCATCGCCGTCTCCCCCTTCGCGGTGTTCGTCGGGATCTTCAACCCCCTGTTCGACTCCTCGACGGTCGCGATCGCTCCCGGCGTCTCGATCTCCGCCGGCTGGGTCTCCTTCGCGTCGATCCTCGTGAAGTTCGCGCTGACGATCAGCGCGGCCCTCCTGCTGATCGCGACGACCTCCTTCCCAGGCATCTGCCGGAGC contains:
- a CDS encoding inositol monophosphatase; its protein translation is MENGELPEFVEELARGGGEILRKSYGRQQTIHFKGEINLVTDVDRESEGYILGRIRERFPDHGVLSEESPERISPSPYRWIVDPLDGTTNYAHGYPCFCVSVAVEYEGTVVAGAVYDPLLDESFTAAKGEGAFRNGERIAVSKIAELRKSLLATGFAYDVKTSTDDNFDYFRAFVLTGQAIRRDGSAALDLCYLACGRFDGFWELKLKPWDTAAGLLILHEAGGGATRLDGGPYDIHQPDLLASNGLIHAQMAEVLGKAGK
- a CDS encoding cobalt ECF transporter T component CbiQ — translated: MSLETAYSGIGRLDRLSYRDTVVHRLDPRGKVIATLLFAVVVVSFPKYEVLSLLPFFLFPILIGALGDIPAGFIAKKVIAVSPFAVFVGIFNPLFDSSTVAIAPGVSISAGWVSFASILVKFALTISAALLLIATTSFPGICRSLRRLGLPALFVSQLLFLYRYLFVLMEEAMRVVRARNMRSFGTRGAGLRVLVRIVGTLFLRTVERAERIYGAMLARGFRGEVPSTRREALRPSDAVFVLAAGSFFALCRFVPVPQTIGRFVRSLAG